The proteins below come from a single Chryseobacterium nepalense genomic window:
- the purN gene encoding phosphoribosylglycinamide formyltransferase produces MKNLVILVSGSGTNLQRIIDTIDNGDIQNAKISLVVADRECYGLERAKNHNIEKVLIPRGKNFSGELAKIIPENTDLIVLAGFLSILKPEFCETWRGKIINIHPALLPKFGGKGMWGHHVHHAVIEAKEKESGATVHFVTSGIDEGEAILQKSFEITENDTPETVAEKVHLIEYEIFPKAINKVLNNVPI; encoded by the coding sequence ATGAAAAACTTAGTTATACTCGTTTCAGGTTCAGGAACCAATCTTCAGCGAATCATCGATACTATTGATAATGGAGATATCCAAAATGCAAAAATATCTTTGGTTGTGGCCGACAGAGAATGTTACGGACTGGAAAGAGCGAAAAATCATAATATAGAAAAAGTTCTGATTCCGAGAGGAAAAAATTTCAGCGGCGAATTGGCTAAAATTATTCCTGAAAATACGGACTTAATCGTTTTAGCAGGATTTTTATCCATTCTTAAACCTGAATTTTGTGAAACCTGGAGGGGGAAAATAATCAATATTCATCCGGCACTGCTTCCTAAATTCGGAGGAAAAGGAATGTGGGGGCATCATGTTCATCATGCTGTGATTGAAGCTAAAGAAAAAGAAAGCGGGGCAACCGTACATTTTGTAACCTCGGGAATTGATGAAGGAGAAGCGATTCTTCAGAAGTCATTTGAAATCACTGAAAATGACACACCCGAAACCGTAGCGGAAAAAGTTCATTTAATAGAATACGAAATTTTCCCAAAAGCAATAAACAAAGTATTAAATAATGTACCAATCTAG
- a CDS encoding NADPH-dependent FMN reductase, which translates to MKILAIAGSNSETSINKLLVSYAASLIQNAEVEVVDMNEFEMPIYKHQREVESGLPQEAKNFAAKIDAADILIVSLSEHNGTYSSAFKNVFDWTSRIKDRAVWNEKPMLLMATAPGARGGLGVLEAAAKRFPLHGGNIVDTFTLPFFNDNFDKSAQTISNEEKDSELKEKIAKISAVEIILEK; encoded by the coding sequence ATGAAAATTTTAGCCATAGCCGGAAGCAATTCCGAGACATCAATCAATAAACTTTTAGTTTCTTACGCAGCTTCACTTATTCAGAATGCAGAAGTGGAAGTGGTAGATATGAACGAATTTGAAATGCCAATCTACAAACACCAGCGCGAAGTGGAAAGCGGACTTCCGCAGGAAGCAAAAAATTTCGCTGCGAAAATTGATGCGGCAGATATACTTATCGTTTCTTTATCCGAACACAATGGAACGTATTCTTCAGCTTTCAAAAATGTATTCGACTGGACTTCCAGAATCAAGGACAGAGCAGTGTGGAATGAAAAACCAATGCTGTTAATGGCAACAGCTCCGGGAGCAAGAGGCGGATTAGGCGTTTTAGAAGCGGCAGCCAAACGTTTCCCACTTCACGGCGGAAATATTGTGGATACCTTTACACTTCCTTTCTTCAATGACAATTTTGATAAATCGGCTCAGACAATTTCTAATGAAGAGAAAGACAGCGAATTGAAGGAAAAGATTGCAAAAATTTCGGCAGTAGAGATTATCCTTGAAAAATAG
- a CDS encoding pirin family protein, producing the protein MKTVYHKADTRGHANHGWLNSYHTFSFANYQNHERTHFGVLRVLNDDTVSQGMGFGTHPHKNMEIISIPLEGDLEHKDSMGTTAVIRKGEIQVMSAGTGVMHSEYNKNKDEEVKFLQIWVFPREVDVEPRYDQKSIKEGEKINGFQQILSPDKNDEGVWIHQDAWFNLANFTKGNGKNYMLHKKGNGVYAFVLKGNAKIGDRVLNKRDGLGIWDTQSFNIEAIEDAEILLMEVPMDLPSYLK; encoded by the coding sequence ATGAAAACAGTATATCATAAAGCAGATACAAGAGGCCACGCGAATCATGGATGGCTTAATTCTTACCATACTTTCAGTTTTGCAAATTATCAAAACCATGAAAGAACGCATTTCGGAGTTCTCAGAGTGTTGAATGACGACACCGTTTCCCAAGGGATGGGATTCGGAACACATCCGCACAAAAACATGGAAATTATTTCAATCCCGCTGGAAGGTGATCTGGAACACAAGGATTCAATGGGGACAACAGCCGTTATCAGAAAAGGAGAAATTCAGGTGATGAGTGCCGGAACCGGTGTAATGCACAGCGAATACAACAAAAATAAGGATGAAGAAGTAAAATTTTTACAGATCTGGGTATTTCCAAGAGAGGTTGATGTTGAGCCAAGGTATGATCAGAAAAGTATCAAAGAAGGTGAGAAAATAAACGGGTTTCAGCAGATTTTATCGCCGGATAAAAACGACGAAGGGGTCTGGATTCATCAGGATGCCTGGTTTAATCTGGCAAACTTTACCAAAGGAAACGGTAAAAACTATATGCTTCATAAAAAAGGAAACGGGGTTTATGCATTTGTTTTAAAAGGAAACGCAAAAATCGGCGACAGAGTTTTAAACAAAAGAGACGGTCTGGGAATCTGGGATACCCAAAGTTTCAACATTGAAGCCATTGAAGATGCCGAAATTCTTCTAATGGAAGTTCCCATGGACTTGCCATCTTACCTTAAATAA
- a CDS encoding MFS transporter, translating to MAEMTGKYNKGEFGKMKKPNLSMLQIINMSMGFLGIQMAFGLQNGNASRILANFGADVHELSWFWLVAPITGLIVQPIIGHMGDNTWSPLGRRKPYFLIGAVLCAIGLVMLPNAASATQMMAANVLLMAVIFLAMMDASINVAMEPFRALVGDMLPKHQATIGFSVQTILIGIGAVIGSDLPGWLSKLGVSNEAPKGFVADNVIYSFYIGAVVLLISILYTIISTKEYSPEEFASFEGGKEIVEEKSKLSDIFKDFANVPSQMKKLGIVQFFSWFALFTMWVFTTSALATHHFGLSPDDTHSAEFNKAGDLTGSLFGSYNFYAIFFAFALTPIAKFIGKKQTHALALTCGGLGLIAMYFIKDIHYLWISMVGLGFAWASILAMPYAMLIDSIPQKKMGVYMGIFNFFIVIPQIINGIFGGPIVSGIFGKMAIDYIVVGGICMLLGAVLTMVFIKSEHDSPKEIEEEIKQVHF from the coding sequence ATGGCAGAAATGACAGGAAAATACAATAAGGGTGAATTTGGCAAAATGAAAAAGCCGAACTTATCAATGCTTCAGATCATCAATATGAGCATGGGATTCTTAGGAATCCAGATGGCATTTGGATTACAGAACGGAAATGCAAGCCGGATTTTGGCAAATTTTGGAGCAGATGTTCACGAGTTGTCATGGTTTTGGCTGGTGGCTCCTATAACGGGATTGATTGTACAGCCAATTATTGGTCACATGGGAGACAATACCTGGAGTCCGCTGGGAAGAAGAAAACCTTATTTTTTAATAGGAGCGGTTTTGTGTGCAATCGGACTGGTAATGCTTCCTAATGCTGCTTCTGCAACGCAGATGATGGCGGCAAATGTCCTGCTGATGGCTGTAATTTTTCTTGCCATGATGGATGCGTCCATTAATGTGGCTATGGAACCTTTCCGTGCTTTAGTGGGAGATATGCTGCCGAAACATCAGGCAACCATCGGATTTTCAGTTCAGACAATTCTAATTGGAATCGGAGCGGTTATTGGGTCAGATCTGCCGGGATGGCTTAGTAAATTGGGCGTTTCCAATGAGGCACCCAAAGGATTCGTAGCAGATAATGTGATTTATTCTTTCTACATTGGAGCAGTTGTTCTTTTGATATCAATTTTATACACCATTATTTCCACCAAAGAATACTCACCGGAGGAGTTTGCCTCTTTTGAAGGCGGAAAAGAAATTGTAGAAGAAAAATCTAAACTTTCGGATATCTTTAAAGATTTTGCTAATGTACCTTCCCAAATGAAAAAATTAGGAATTGTACAGTTCTTTTCCTGGTTTGCTTTGTTTACCATGTGGGTTTTTACAACAAGTGCTTTGGCAACCCATCATTTCGGGCTTTCACCGGACGATACCCATTCTGCGGAATTTAACAAAGCCGGAGATTTAACGGGAAGCTTATTCGGAAGCTATAATTTCTATGCCATTTTCTTTGCTTTTGCTTTAACACCGATTGCAAAATTTATAGGTAAAAAACAGACCCATGCGTTAGCCCTGACTTGTGGAGGACTGGGACTGATTGCCATGTATTTTATTAAAGACATTCATTATCTGTGGATTTCAATGGTTGGACTGGGATTTGCCTGGGCAAGTATTTTAGCCATGCCTTACGCGATGCTGATCGATTCAATTCCACAAAAGAAAATGGGGGTTTATATGGGAATTTTCAACTTTTTTATCGTGATTCCTCAGATCATCAACGGGATTTTCGGGGGACCGATTGTAAGTGGGATTTTCGGCAAAATGGCCATTGATTATATCGTAGTCGGTGGAATCTGTATGCTGTTGGGAGCTGTTTTAACTATGGTTTTTATTAAATCTGAACATGATTCGCCAAAGGAAATTGAAGAAGAAATTAAGCAGGTACATTTTTAA
- a CDS encoding nuclear transport factor 2 family protein, translated as MKKTTIFFTLIICILSFTTISAQAKFEKEKTEIGTMLDGFNVAAAKADFNTYFNYFAEESTYIGTDATEVWDKKAFMNWAKPYFDKNKTWNFTSLKRNIYFSKDGKIAWFDELLDTQMKICRGSGVVEKINGQWKVKQYVLSVTVPNDVVDKVVEIKAPIEDILIQKMKQ; from the coding sequence ATGAAAAAAACAACAATATTCTTTACATTAATCATATGTATATTGAGCTTTACGACCATTTCGGCTCAAGCCAAATTTGAAAAAGAAAAAACAGAAATCGGGACAATGTTAGACGGATTCAACGTCGCTGCAGCAAAAGCTGATTTTAACACTTATTTCAATTATTTTGCTGAAGAATCAACATATATAGGAACCGATGCTACCGAAGTCTGGGATAAAAAAGCCTTTATGAATTGGGCCAAACCTTATTTTGATAAAAACAAAACCTGGAACTTCACTTCACTAAAAAGAAATATCTATTTTAGTAAAGACGGAAAAATCGCTTGGTTTGATGAACTTTTGGATACTCAAATGAAAATCTGCCGGGGTTCAGGAGTTGTTGAAAAAATAAACGGACAGTGGAAAGTAAAACAGTATGTACTTTCCGTAACAGTTCCAAATGATGTTGTAGATAAAGTGGTGGAAATAAAAGCTCCGATAGAAGATATATTAATTCAAAAAATGAAGCAATAA
- the purM gene encoding phosphoribosylformylglycinamidine cyclo-ligase: MSNTYKSAGVDKEEGYKTVDKIKKAVGETHNSNVLNHLGSFGAFYEIGGYKNPVLVSGTDGVGTKLKVALDSKKYDSIGVDCFAMCANDILCHGAKPLFFLDYLACGKLDSEIAAEIVLGMVEACKDNNCALIGGETAEMPGMYQPGDYDVAGFCVGIVEKDQIIDGSDIKPGNKIIALPSSGFHSNGFSLVRKVFPDFNEEFEGKPLYETLLVPTRLYYKDIHKVLEEVKVCGIAHITGGGLYENIPRIIGEGLCASIDASKIKIPSIMLELEKRGGVAREEMFGTFNMGVGMIVVVDAEHAEKVLHLLDDAYEIGEITEGSEKIKLSF, translated from the coding sequence ATGAGCAACACGTACAAATCCGCAGGAGTAGACAAAGAAGAAGGATACAAAACCGTTGACAAGATCAAGAAAGCGGTTGGCGAAACCCATAATTCCAACGTACTGAATCATTTGGGAAGTTTTGGTGCTTTTTATGAAATCGGAGGATACAAAAATCCTGTCTTGGTTTCGGGAACCGACGGGGTGGGAACAAAGCTTAAAGTAGCTTTAGATTCAAAAAAATATGACTCTATTGGTGTAGACTGCTTCGCAATGTGTGCCAATGATATCCTTTGTCATGGTGCAAAGCCTTTGTTTTTCCTGGATTACCTGGCTTGCGGAAAACTTGATTCCGAAATTGCTGCGGAAATTGTTTTAGGAATGGTGGAAGCATGCAAAGATAACAACTGTGCACTGATTGGCGGAGAAACTGCCGAAATGCCGGGAATGTATCAGCCTGGAGATTACGATGTTGCCGGTTTTTGTGTAGGTATTGTTGAAAAAGACCAGATCATTGACGGATCCGATATAAAACCAGGAAACAAAATTATTGCTCTGCCAAGTTCGGGCTTTCATTCAAATGGATTCTCCCTTGTTAGAAAAGTATTCCCTGATTTCAACGAAGAATTCGAAGGAAAACCTTTGTACGAAACACTTTTGGTGCCTACAAGATTGTATTATAAAGACATTCATAAAGTTCTTGAAGAAGTAAAAGTATGCGGAATTGCACATATTACCGGAGGTGGATTATATGAAAACATTCCGAGAATTATTGGTGAAGGATTATGTGCTTCCATCGATGCTTCAAAAATCAAGATTCCAAGCATCATGCTGGAACTGGAAAAAAGAGGCGGTGTAGCCCGTGAAGAAATGTTCGGAACCTTCAATATGGGAGTAGGAATGATCGTTGTAGTAGATGCGGAACACGCAGAAAAAGTACTGCACCTTTTGGATGATGCTTACGAAATCGGAGAAATTACGGAAGGAAGCGAAAAAATCAAATTATCATTTTAA
- a CDS encoding glycoside hydrolase family 13 protein, whose protein sequence is MYQKFIYTASLFASSLFFSQIQKVEPAFWWKGMKNSELQILVYGKNIANDQIELSDGVQIKDIQKVENPNYVFVTVNTAEINVPKFNINIKKGKKNISTYTYELKQRQSNSATRESFTSKDVMYLIMPDRFANGDEKNDSNPQLTEKANRSLPGGRHGGDLRGIINNLDYIQNLGATAVWLTPVNEDNEKVYSYHGYAQTDLYKIDARYGTNEEYRELSQKLNKRNMKLVMDYVTNHWGVSHWMIKDLPTKDWIHWFEDGENGFKRSNYKTTTQFDTNASDIDKKIALDGWFDTTMPDINQKNPLVLKYLTQNAIWWIEYAELGGFRVDTYPYNDKEAMAKWAKAITDEYPNFNIVGETWLSTAGHISAWQKNSKTGEAANYNSYLPSVMDFMLYGDLPKALKEKDGWDSGMNRIYNTLSSDFLYPDINNVMIFFENHDTERWNEIFNEDPKAYQLGLTLLSTVRGIPQIYYGSEVGMRGDKNKGGDADIRRDFPGGWKSDKQNAFNPSSQTPGQKEFYQFTQKLLNWRKGKEVIHTGKTKNFVPQNNVFVYFRYNEKESVMVILNNNETEQTLDLKHFAESLKGFSKGKDIISDKDFSLQNNLVIPAKTSMIIELK, encoded by the coding sequence ATGTATCAGAAATTTATATATACAGCTTCACTTTTTGCTTCATCTTTATTTTTTTCACAAATTCAAAAAGTAGAACCTGCTTTTTGGTGGAAAGGGATGAAAAACTCTGAACTTCAGATTTTGGTTTATGGAAAAAACATTGCCAATGATCAGATTGAGCTTTCAGACGGAGTTCAGATTAAGGATATTCAAAAGGTTGAAAATCCGAACTATGTATTTGTAACAGTAAATACTGCTGAAATAAACGTTCCGAAATTCAATATTAATATTAAGAAAGGAAAAAAGAACATCAGTACCTACACTTATGAACTAAAACAAAGACAGTCTAATTCCGCAACAAGGGAATCCTTTACCTCGAAAGATGTAATGTACCTGATTATGCCCGACCGTTTTGCCAACGGTGATGAGAAAAACGATTCGAATCCTCAACTAACGGAAAAAGCAAACCGAAGTCTTCCCGGCGGACGCCATGGCGGAGATTTGCGAGGAATCATCAATAACCTCGACTATATTCAAAACCTGGGAGCAACGGCAGTATGGCTCACCCCTGTGAATGAAGACAACGAAAAAGTGTATTCTTACCATGGTTATGCACAAACCGATTTATATAAAATCGATGCAAGATATGGCACCAATGAAGAATATCGAGAACTTTCACAAAAATTAAATAAAAGGAATATGAAACTGGTGATGGATTACGTCACTAATCATTGGGGAGTTTCGCATTGGATGATCAAAGATTTGCCGACAAAGGATTGGATTCACTGGTTTGAAGATGGTGAAAACGGATTTAAACGGTCCAATTACAAAACGACTACCCAGTTTGATACCAATGCTTCTGATATTGACAAAAAAATTGCTCTCGACGGCTGGTTCGATACCACAATGCCGGACATCAATCAAAAGAATCCGTTGGTTCTGAAGTATCTCACACAAAACGCAATCTGGTGGATAGAATACGCCGAACTGGGAGGTTTTCGTGTAGATACCTATCCTTACAATGATAAAGAAGCCATGGCCAAATGGGCAAAAGCCATTACCGATGAATATCCCAATTTTAATATCGTAGGAGAGACATGGCTAAGTACGGCTGGTCATATTTCAGCATGGCAAAAAAATTCTAAAACAGGTGAGGCCGCAAATTACAATTCATATCTCCCGTCTGTTATGGATTTTATGCTGTATGGAGATCTGCCGAAAGCACTTAAAGAAAAAGACGGCTGGGACAGCGGCATGAACAGGATTTACAATACCTTATCCAGCGATTTTCTTTATCCTGACATCAACAATGTAATGATTTTCTTTGAAAATCACGATACCGAAAGATGGAACGAAATATTTAACGAGGATCCGAAAGCATATCAGTTGGGATTAACCCTGCTTTCAACCGTTCGCGGAATTCCGCAGATTTATTACGGTTCGGAAGTAGGAATGAGGGGTGACAAAAACAAAGGCGGTGATGCAGATATTAGAAGAGACTTTCCCGGCGGCTGGAAGTCTGATAAGCAAAATGCATTTAATCCTTCGTCGCAGACGCCCGGGCAAAAAGAATTTTATCAGTTTACTCAAAAGCTCCTAAACTGGAGAAAAGGAAAAGAAGTCATCCATACCGGAAAAACCAAAAATTTCGTTCCGCAGAATAATGTTTTTGTATATTTTAGATACAATGAAAAAGAAAGTGTGATGGTTATTTTAAATAATAATGAAACAGAGCAGACATTGGATTTGAAGCATTTTGCTGAATCATTAAAAGGATTTTCAAAAGGAAAAGATATCATCTCCGACAAAGACTTTTCATTGCAAAACAACTTAGTCATACCCGCTAAAACATCTATGATTATTGAATTAAAGTAA